TCTTTCTCGTATTGCTCGAAGCAGGTGAACAGGAAGTCCACGTCCGCGTATTCGAAGTTGTAAGTGGACTGCTCCACTTCGTTCTGATGGAACACGTCGCCGTAGGTTGTTTTCCCCAGCGGGCCGTCGCTCCAGACCAGGTCGTAAACGCTGTCTACGCCCTGAATGTACATCGCCAGACGTTCCAGACCGTAGGTGATTTCACCGGTGATCGGTTTACATTCCAGACCACCCACCTGCTGGAAGTAAGTGAACTGCGTCACTTCCATACCGTTCAGCCACACTTCCCAGCCCAGACCCCAGGCACCCAGCGTTGGGTTTTCCCAGTTATCTTCCACGAAACGAATATCGTGAATGGTCGGATCCATGCCCAGCTCTTTCAGCGACCCAAGGTACAGTTCCTGAATGTTTTCCGGGGATGGCTTAATCACCACCTGGAACTGATAGTAGTGCTGCAGACGGTTCGGGTTTTCGCCGTAACGGCCATCGGTCGGACGACGGGAAGGCTGAACATAGGCAGTAGCCATTGGCTCTGGCCCCAATGCGCGTAAGCTGGTCATTGGGTGTGAAGTGCCGGCGCCGACTTCCATGTCCAAAGGTTGAACAATGGTGCAGCCCTGACGAGCCCAGTAATCCTGTAAGGTCAGGATCAGGCCCTGGAAGGTCTTGGTATCAAACTTTTGCATAGTATTTCGTGCTGGATACGTGTGGTTTCAAAAGGAAGGGATCAGTATACCCGCTGGCTGCAAGATATACAGTACGAAACGGGGTTGTTTAGGGAAAATTGGGAAATAAGCCGCCACGCTAAAATCCATGAACGGCCTGATTGTTGATTATACGCGCACTCTAGCGCATCGAGAGGTGTAAAAACTGGCCGTCCGCGTCAAATGAACAGACAAAGCCCTCTTTACGCGCGGTATGCCCCCGCATCTCATAGCTCCCCTGAAAATGCTCAAAGCCGGTGACGGCAATATTTTGCGCCTCAGCGTTATAGCGATGGGCCGCCCGATCTTTACAGAGTTGCTCCATGCCCAGCGTGCGTTCCGGGCTAATTTTCCCCTGCTGTGCTTTTTGCACCGGGGCTTCCTGCGACGTACTGCATCCTGCGAGCATCAACAGCAGAAAGAGAGACACTACACGCTTCATCATCATTTTTATTACCGGCCTCGTCTGGGGCTGTTATTTTTAGTATCAACGCTTTTATAGATTATGTGTCAACATTCTGCGAACCTCTCGTCTCGACGACAAGTTTAATGAATAAAACTCAGATTTTTCCAAGGGAAAGCATTAAGACAATGATGGTCACACTTTCTTTATCCGGACAACAGAGGGCCTGATGCAGTCAAAAATTAACTGGATTGATAACCTGCGGGGCATAGCGTGCCTGATGGTGGTGATGATCCACACGACCACCTGGTATGTCACCAACGCGCACAGTATCAGTCAGGTTAACTGGGATATCGCGAATATTCTTAACTCCGCCTCCCGCGTCAGCGTGCCGTTATTCTTTATGATCTCCGGCTTTCTCTTTTTTGGCGAGCGTAGCGCACAGCCAAGACACTTTATCCGCATCGCTTCGTGTCTGCTGTTTTACAGCGCCGTCGCGCTGCTCTACATCACGCTGTTTACGTCAATCAACGCCGGGCTGTCGCTGAAAAATCTGCTGCAAAAACCGGTGTTCTATCATCTGTGGTTTTTCTTCGCCATTATCGTTATCTATCTGGTCTCTCCGCTGATCCAGGTAAAACATATTGGCGGCAAAATGCTGCTGGCTTTAATGGTTGTGATTGGCATCGTGGCAAACCCGAATACCGTCTCGCAGAAAGTCGCTGGTTTTGAGTGGCTGCCCGTCGATCTTTATATCAACGGCGACACGTTTTACTACGTGCTGTACGGCATGCTGGGGCGCGCCATCGGCATGATGGATACCGGCAAACGGGGGCTAAACCTGCTTTGCGGGGCGGCGTTTATCCTCAGCGTGGGGATAATTTCACGAGGCACGCTGCACGAACTGCAGTGGCGCGGCAACTTTGCCGATACCTGGTACCTGTACTGTGGGCCGATGGTGTTTATCTGTGCGGTTTCCCTGCTCACGCTTGTGAAAAATACCCTGAACAGCCGCCCGCTTCCGGTGCTGGGCTTTATCTCACGCCACTCGCTGGGGATTTACGGTTTTCACGCGCTGGTGATCCACGCGCTTCGTACGCGCGGCGTTGAGCTGAAAAGCTGGCCACTGCTGGACATTATCTGGATTTTTTCCGCCACGCTGGCAGCGAGCCTGCTGCTGTCCATGCTGTTGCAGAAAATCGATACGCGCAGGTTTGTGAGCTAACCCGATACAGGTGGAGTGTAGGCCGGGTGAGCGTCAGCGCCACCCGGCACCTGTTTAAGACATCAGCGGTAAAAGCTGCTGATAAATTTTGCGGAACACGTCGCGCCGCTCGCCGTAGCGAGCATGGTTTTTCTCATCAGGAAAATGCTGCGCCTCAAGCGGCAACTGGGGCAGAAGTTGCGACAGAGACTTTTCAGGATTCAGCGCAATTTGCGCCAGACGCGCCGCACCCAGCGCAGGACCGACATCACCACCGGTACGATAATCCAGCTGGAACCCGCTAATATCAGCAAGCATCTGCCGCCAGTAGCTGCTGCGCGCCCCGCCGCCAATCAGAGTGATGCTCGACGGCGTAAGACCACAGTCATGCACCACGCCCATGCCATCCGCCAGCGCATAACCGACGCCTTCCAGCACCGCGCGTGCCAGCTCGGCCGGGCCGTGCTGATGCGTTAAACCAAAGAACACGCCTTTCGCTTCCGGATTGTTATGCGGCGTACGCTCCCCGGAGAGATAGGGTAAGAACCACACCGCGCCAGCCTGATCATCCGCCTGCTGCGCGGCGGCAATCAGCGCCGGAACGTCCGCCATGCCGGTCAGTTTTGCGGCCCAGTCGAGACAGGAGGCGGCGCTCAGCATCACCGACATCAGATGCCATTTACCCGGTAGCGCATGGCAAAAGCTGTGAACCGCATTCTCAGGGTTACTGCGATAGCCGTCGCTCACGGCAAAATAGACCCCGGAGGTGCCCAGCGAGAGCATCGCCTGCCCTGCCTCGGTCATTCCCACGCCAACCGCTCCCGCCGCGTTATCTCCGCCACCGGCGACGACGGGCACGGCTGGCATTTTCCAGCGTTGCGCCACCGTCGGCGTTAAAGTTCCGGTCACTTCGCTGCCTTCGAAGAGCGCAGGCATATGGTCGCGCGTCAAATGACAGGCATCGAGCATGGCTGCGCTCCAGTCGC
This region of Enterobacter cancerogenus genomic DNA includes:
- the glyQ gene encoding glycine--tRNA ligase subunit alpha; the encoded protein is MQKFDTKTFQGLILTLQDYWARQGCTIVQPLDMEVGAGTSHPMTSLRALGPEPMATAYVQPSRRPTDGRYGENPNRLQHYYQFQVVIKPSPENIQELYLGSLKELGMDPTIHDIRFVEDNWENPTLGAWGLGWEVWLNGMEVTQFTYFQQVGGLECKPITGEITYGLERLAMYIQGVDSVYDLVWSDGPLGKTTYGDVFHQNEVEQSTYNFEYADVDFLFTCFEQYEKEAQQLLALETPLPLPAYERILKAAHSFNLLDARKAISVTERQRYILRIRTLTKAVAEAYYASREALGFPMCNRNK
- a CDS encoding YsaB family lipoprotein, giving the protein MMMKRVVSLFLLLMLAGCSTSQEAPVQKAQQGKISPERTLGMEQLCKDRAAHRYNAEAQNIAVTGFEHFQGSYEMRGHTARKEGFVCSFDADGQFLHLSMR
- a CDS encoding acyltransferase, which codes for MQSKINWIDNLRGIACLMVVMIHTTTWYVTNAHSISQVNWDIANILNSASRVSVPLFFMISGFLFFGERSAQPRHFIRIASCLLFYSAVALLYITLFTSINAGLSLKNLLQKPVFYHLWFFFAIIVIYLVSPLIQVKHIGGKMLLALMVVIGIVANPNTVSQKVAGFEWLPVDLYINGDTFYYVLYGMLGRAIGMMDTGKRGLNLLCGAAFILSVGIISRGTLHELQWRGNFADTWYLYCGPMVFICAVSLLTLVKNTLNSRPLPVLGFISRHSLGIYGFHALVIHALRTRGVELKSWPLLDIIWIFSATLAASLLLSMLLQKIDTRRFVS
- the xylB gene encoding xylulokinase — its product is MYIGIDLGTSGVKAILLSEQGDVLASQTEKLQVSRPHPLWSEQDPEQWWQATDRAIQALSEQHSLHEVKALGIAGQMHGATLLDSQHRVLRPAILWNDGRCAEECALLEERVPASREITGNLMMPGFTAPKLLWVQCHEPEIFRQVAKVLLPKDYLRFRMTGEFASDMSDAAGTMWLDVAKRDWSAAMLDACHLTRDHMPALFEGSEVTGTLTPTVAQRWKMPAVPVVAGGGDNAAGAVGVGMTEAGQAMLSLGTSGVYFAVSDGYRSNPENAVHSFCHALPGKWHLMSVMLSAASCLDWAAKLTGMADVPALIAAAQQADDQAGAVWFLPYLSGERTPHNNPEAKGVFFGLTHQHGPAELARAVLEGVGYALADGMGVVHDCGLTPSSITLIGGGARSSYWRQMLADISGFQLDYRTGGDVGPALGAARLAQIALNPEKSLSQLLPQLPLEAQHFPDEKNHARYGERRDVFRKIYQQLLPLMS